A genomic region of Patescibacteria group bacterium contains the following coding sequences:
- the gatC gene encoding Asp-tRNA(Asn)/Glu-tRNA(Gln) amidotransferase subunit GatC — MKREDIEKLATLSRIDISAQETEELLSEMEAILGYVSEIKEVATEARVSEAGALCNVMREDKDPHREGAYTEEILREVPQTQDGYVKVKQIL; from the coding sequence ATGAAAAGAGAAGATATAGAAAAACTGGCGACACTTTCTCGCATTGATATTTCGGCGCAAGAGACTGAAGAGCTTCTTTCTGAGATGGAGGCAATTTTAGGATATGTGTCGGAAATAAAAGAAGTGGCAACCGAAGCGAGAGTGTCCGAGGCGGGAGCACTTTGCAATGTGATGCGGGAAGATAAGGACCCGCATAGAGAGGGTGCCTATACGGAAGAGATACTTCGCGAGGTGCCACAAACACAAGATGGGTACGTGAAGGTGAAACAAATACTGTAG
- the ligA gene encoding NAD-dependent DNA ligase LigA, producing MSKKEIKERIEKLRRLLRHHDYLYYVLDRPELSDEAYDALLTELKRLEEANPEFFSSVSPTMRVGGKPAAGFQKTTHKVRQWSFDNVFDFEELQKWDLRVKKAVLKDRRVKSEPIEYVCELKIDGLKIVLTYKKGEFERGATRGDGVDGEDVTGNLRTIRSIPLVLEKPVSLVVVGEAWMSEHELLRINKERNKQKEEPFANARNAAAGSLRQLDPQVVALRKLDSFMYDIDEVEGGVPQTQIEELELLKTLGFKVNSEQRLTKTLDEVEAFYREWAKKKEREEYGIDGIVIKINSRKVQEALGYTGKSPRFGVAYKFPAQQTTTKVEDIVVQVGRTGALTPVAHLSPVRVAGSTVSRATLHNEDEIKRLDIRIGDTVVIQKAGDVIPDVVEVLKDLRTGKERVFVMPKHCPVCGSLVKKGTIGEGAVASAAHYCVNKNCFRQELERIIHFVSKKGMNIDGLGEKIVEQLAGEGIISNMADIYELEMGDLESLPRFAQKSAQNLIKAIVESKKVSLRKFLFALGVRHVGEETAALVAEHFGAIDRVQRASKEELKSIAGVGSVVAESLFGWFSEPENKKLLRRLLKHINIVKSGRHMKTQLLAGKIFVLTGTLSSLSRDEAKEKIKALGGKVANSVSSHTNFVVAGEMPGSKLRDAKEYDVPVLSEEKFVALLAQ from the coding sequence ATGTCTAAGAAAGAAATCAAAGAACGCATAGAAAAATTGCGACGGCTTTTGCGCCATCATGATTATTTATATTATGTTCTTGATCGGCCGGAGTTGAGTGACGAAGCGTATGACGCGCTCCTCACTGAACTCAAAAGACTTGAAGAGGCAAACCCGGAGTTTTTTTCCTCCGTTTCTCCTACTATGCGGGTCGGCGGGAAACCTGCGGCGGGTTTTCAGAAAACAACGCACAAAGTGCGCCAATGGTCTTTTGATAATGTTTTTGATTTTGAAGAGTTGCAGAAATGGGATCTCCGCGTGAAGAAGGCCGTGCTCAAAGATCGGCGTGTGAAAAGCGAACCAATTGAATATGTATGCGAACTCAAGATTGACGGGCTCAAGATCGTGCTTACGTATAAAAAAGGAGAGTTTGAGAGAGGAGCGACGCGCGGCGACGGGGTAGATGGGGAAGATGTGACCGGGAACCTCCGCACCATACGGAGTATTCCCCTGGTGTTGGAAAAACCTGTTTCGCTCGTGGTGGTGGGGGAAGCGTGGATGAGCGAGCACGAGCTTCTTCGCATCAACAAAGAAAGAAACAAGCAGAAAGAGGAGCCGTTTGCCAACGCGCGCAACGCCGCCGCGGGTTCTTTGCGGCAACTGGACCCTCAAGTGGTTGCTCTCCGCAAGCTGGACAGCTTTATGTATGACATTGACGAGGTAGAGGGCGGCGTGCCTCAAACGCAAATTGAAGAACTGGAACTGCTTAAAACTCTGGGCTTTAAAGTGAATTCGGAGCAGAGGCTCACCAAGACGCTTGATGAAGTGGAAGCGTTTTATCGGGAATGGGCGAAAAAGAAAGAGAGGGAGGAGTATGGCATTGACGGCATCGTGATAAAGATCAATTCACGGAAAGTGCAGGAAGCGCTGGGGTATACGGGGAAATCTCCGCGTTTTGGCGTTGCCTACAAGTTTCCCGCACAGCAGACGACCACAAAAGTGGAGGATATCGTGGTGCAAGTGGGGCGTACAGGCGCGCTGACCCCAGTCGCACACCTTTCTCCCGTCCGCGTTGCCGGTTCCACCGTGAGCCGCGCGACACTGCATAATGAAGATGAGATCAAACGTCTTGATATCCGTATCGGTGACACAGTGGTCATACAAAAAGCGGGAGACGTGATTCCCGATGTGGTGGAGGTCTTGAAAGATCTGCGAACGGGGAAAGAACGCGTGTTCGTTATGCCAAAGCACTGCCCCGTGTGCGGCAGTCTGGTCAAAAAAGGAACGATCGGCGAAGGGGCCGTGGCAAGCGCCGCGCATTATTGCGTCAATAAAAATTGTTTTAGGCAGGAATTGGAGCGGATCATACATTTTGTAAGCAAGAAGGGAATGAACATAGACGGCTTAGGAGAGAAAATAGTTGAACAGCTCGCGGGTGAAGGAATTATATCTAACATGGCCGATATATATGAATTGGAAATGGGTGACCTTGAGTCGCTTCCTCGTTTTGCACAAAAGTCAGCGCAGAATCTGATTAAAGCGATAGTAGAGAGCAAAAAGGTGTCCTTGCGGAAATTTTTGTTTGCGCTGGGTGTGAGACACGTAGGAGAAGAGACCGCGGCGCTTGTCGCAGAGCACTTTGGCGCTATTGATCGAGTACAACGGGCAAGCAAGGAAGAATTGAAAAGTATTGCCGGCGTGGGAAGCGTTGTCGCGGAATCGCTCTTCGGGTGGTTTTCCGAACCGGAGAATAAAAAACTCTTGAGGCGGTTGCTCAAACATATCAATATAGTGAAATCGGGGCGCCACATGAAGACACAACTGCTTGCGGGGAAGATTTTCGTCTTAACGGGCACTCTTTCTTCACTGTCGCGAGACGAAGCAAAAGAAAAGATTAAAGCGCTTGGCGGCAAAGTGGCAAATTCCGTTTCTTCGCACACCAACTTCGTGGTGGCCGGCGAGATGCCGGGGTCAAAACTACGAGATGCGAAAGAGTATGACGTTCCGGTTCTTTCAGAGGAAAAATTTGTCGCTTTGCTCGCCCAGTGA